One Oscillospiraceae bacterium genomic region harbors:
- a CDS encoding relaxase/mobilization nuclease domain-containing protein: MAILKHIASKNANYGSAIDYLKYQHDEFHLVPVLDERGNMLLREEFYLDGLNCHPETFDLECELLNQQYHKNNTYDEIKSHHYIISHDPRDNADHDLTGERAQAIGLEYAKANFPGHQALVCTHTDGNNGTSNIHTHIIINSLRKFDVDPQPFTERPIDCRAGYKHHLTKDYLKHLQKSLMDICQREGLHQVDLLSPAADKITQQEYHAQRRGQLNLDIANMELLGDGITPMHTTFETNKEKIRNAISDIAERATSFEEFQRLLKAEYGILVKDHRGRFSYLPADRQKFISARALGSNYDRDRLLRIFAENARNREQNNPHWTVNDPLAILFIKSDLRLVVDLQTCVKAQQSRAYAQKVKISNLQQMARTVAYVQEHGYDSYEKLSDTTDTIQSKMAKARSDAKFTEAKLKKVNEQIRYLGQYLSTKSVYGDFLKSGNKKSFRQAHAEDIAKYEEALRILKQHSPDGKFPTMKDLRVKKEQLTIQKDAQYDTYHYFKDYHRELQTVCANVDNILGTEREAQRKQQQSRKNEHSL, translated from the coding sequence GTGGCAATTCTAAAACACATCGCAAGTAAAAATGCCAATTATGGGAGTGCCATCGACTATCTGAAATACCAGCATGATGAGTTTCATCTGGTTCCCGTTCTGGATGAACGCGGGAATATGCTGCTTCGGGAAGAATTTTATCTTGACGGTTTGAACTGCCATCCCGAAACCTTCGACCTTGAATGTGAACTGTTAAACCAGCAGTACCATAAGAACAACACTTACGATGAAATCAAAAGTCACCACTACATTATCAGCCATGACCCCAGAGATAACGCCGACCACGATTTAACAGGAGAACGCGCACAGGCCATCGGGCTGGAATACGCAAAAGCTAATTTTCCGGGGCATCAGGCTTTGGTCTGCACCCATACAGATGGCAATAACGGAACAAGCAACATCCATACCCACATCATAATCAACAGCCTGCGCAAATTTGATGTTGACCCGCAGCCATTCACCGAGCGGCCTATCGACTGCAGGGCTGGATACAAGCACCACCTTACCAAAGACTATTTGAAGCACCTGCAAAAATCTTTGATGGATATTTGCCAGCGCGAAGGGCTGCATCAGGTCGATCTGCTCTCCCCTGCTGCGGATAAAATCACACAGCAGGAGTACCATGCGCAGCGGCGTGGGCAGCTGAATCTGGACATTGCAAACATGGAACTTCTGGGCGATGGCATTACCCCCATGCACACCACCTTTGAAACAAACAAAGAAAAAATCCGCAATGCCATTTCTGACATTGCGGAACGTGCCACATCTTTTGAGGAATTTCAGCGGTTATTAAAAGCGGAATACGGAATTTTGGTAAAAGACCATCGCGGACGATTCAGCTATCTTCCTGCTGACCGACAGAAATTCATTTCTGCCCGCGCCCTCGGTTCTAATTATGACCGCGACAGGCTTCTCCGCATTTTTGCAGAAAATGCTCGAAACAGAGAACAGAACAATCCTCATTGGACGGTAAATGATCCTCTGGCCATTCTGTTCATTAAGTCCGATCTGCGCCTTGTGGTTGATTTGCAGACCTGTGTAAAAGCGCAACAGAGCCGCGCGTATGCACAGAAAGTCAAGATTTCCAATTTGCAGCAGATGGCACGAACAGTCGCTTATGTGCAGGAACATGGATACGATTCTTACGAAAAACTCTCCGATACCACCGACACCATCCAATCCAAAATGGCGAAAGCTCGAAGTGATGCCAAATTCACCGAAGCCAAATTGAAAAAGGTCAACGAACAGATTCGTTATTTAGGCCAGTATCTTTCTACAAAATCAGTCTATGGTGATTTTTTGAAATCCGGCAATAAGAAATCTTTCCGTCAGGCTCATGCAGAGGATATTGCCAAATATGAAGAAGCCCTCCGCATCCTAAAGCAGCACTCCCCAGATGGAAAGTTCCCGACTATGAAAGACCTTCGGGTCAAAAAGGAGCAGCTTACCATTCAGAAAGATGCGCAGTATGACACATACCACTATTTCAAAGATTACCACAGGGAACTCCAGACTGTATGCGCCAATGTAGATAATATTCTGGGAACAGAACGAGAAGCACAGCGCAAACAGCAGCAATCCCGAAAGAACGAACACTCTCTATAA
- a CDS encoding YodL domain-containing protein, which yields MSSDIFVIYQIDNSEKNREYRCRSYEYQIQHGFMITADNYGTGYSGTATRGMGEEAIRKKMESINPDKFKIRKFGVSDVIGLTAAGKTYFFYVDKDRLVRFNGFFPKPQSGTYLILDEGGYQVAGQKGTWLVSDEVEVDGQRFVQMRSEQTKSPPPSIILHESGAFVTQTALGFDGEATRKMRTFLQGPKPELLHHQKFFENGTAERAKESGTEQNYNMIDGCVNNVPKKPRRIGGRWSVLDRLHIKQAERRQKDNTPQQEQERSRKS from the coding sequence ATGAGTTCAGATATATTTGTGATTTACCAGATCGACAATTCCGAGAAAAACCGTGAGTATCGCTGCCGCAGCTATGAATACCAGATTCAGCATGGTTTTATGATAACCGCAGATAATTATGGCACGGGCTATTCTGGTACGGCTACGCGAGGAATGGGCGAGGAAGCGATTCGGAAAAAGATGGAAAGCATTAACCCGGACAAATTCAAAATTAGAAAATTTGGGGTCAGTGATGTGATCGGATTGACTGCGGCAGGCAAAACCTATTTTTTCTATGTTGATAAGGATAGGTTGGTGAGATTCAACGGCTTTTTCCCAAAGCCCCAGAGCGGCACATACCTAATTCTTGATGAGGGCGGCTATCAGGTGGCAGGACAAAAAGGCACATGGCTGGTATCGGATGAAGTGGAGGTCGATGGTCAGCGGTTTGTTCAGATGAGAAGTGAACAAACAAAAAGTCCGCCGCCGAGCATTATTCTTCACGAGAGTGGAGCCTTTGTGACGCAGACAGCTTTAGGTTTCGATGGAGAAGCTACCAGAAAGATGCGCACTTTCTTGCAAGGCCCAAAGCCTGAACTGCTGCACCATCAGAAGTTTTTTGAAAACGGTACAGCGGAACGTGCCAAAGAATCCGGCACAGAGCAAAATTACAATATGATAGATGGCTGCGTCAATAATGTGCCGAAAAAGCCCCGGCGCATTGGTGGCAGGTGGTCGGTGCTTGATCGGCTGCATATTAAGCAGGCCGAGCGGCGACAAAAAGACAATACGCCGCAGCAGGAACAGGAAAGAAGCCGAAAAAGTTAA
- a CDS encoding MobC family plasmid mobilization relaxosome protein translates to MARPKKDESLHRGKRVYIRFTKLEYELVAGYAKDAGYPIGTFVRKQALREKLEVNYNIVADLGEIQNLTVQAAGIGNNLNQIARYFHGGGLASRGMSEELKKCIAEIRELRQEIVQLGGVYRGNSKTHRK, encoded by the coding sequence ATGGCTCGACCAAAGAAAGACGAATCGCTTCATAGGGGGAAACGGGTTTACATCCGTTTCACAAAATTGGAATATGAGCTAGTGGCCGGATACGCTAAAGATGCTGGATACCCGATTGGTACTTTTGTACGCAAACAGGCTCTCCGCGAAAAGCTGGAGGTCAACTATAATATCGTTGCCGATCTGGGAGAGATTCAGAATTTGACGGTGCAGGCCGCAGGCATTGGAAATAATCTCAACCAGATTGCCCGCTATTTTCACGGCGGCGGTCTGGCATCACGCGGAATGTCGGAAGAACTAAAGAAGTGCATTGCGGAAATCCGTGAATTGCGGCAGGAAATCGTTCAGCTTGGAGGTGTGTATCGTGGCAATTCTAAAACACATCGCAAGTAA
- a CDS encoding recombinase family protein → MFFQENGQYRCAVYLRLSRSDGDQQESNSIKNQRALLNDYLGKHPELHKIDEYVDDGYSGTNFERPDFKRMMQDIENRKINCIIVKDLSRFGRNYIETGRYLERIFPFMGVRFIAINDHYDSAEENDDKGRILIPFNNLINDTYCRDISMRVRSHLDVKRKEGQFIGSFAGYGYQKDPKDKNHLIIDEYAAGIVQEIFKQKLNGMSSQRIASHLNELGVLPPNEYKRANGFNYTCGFQAGLNQKWTVVSVNRILKNESYTGTLIQGKRRKINYKVKKSHDVGSENWIRVEDAHDAIISKGEFQQVQQLLELDTRTAPSQTTVYPLSGFLRCADCGQNMIRRTVTKNGKKYQYYHCSTYKNGGGCTPHMINSEKLTESALAAIRHQVTLLVEAEKVLSNAELASGEQIGIKILDSQITALEAELERYSNLKIRLYQDLCDDVVSREEYGEMNTRFAQKIKEAQDKIQEIREKKQEALKHDTLLPTWLEEFKQYEHIKMLERRVVVELIDHIDVHSKTEIEIHFCFEDELHSITEKFMEYQAHHGNEVAEE, encoded by the coding sequence ATGTTTTTTCAGGAAAATGGACAATATCGCTGTGCTGTGTATCTTCGATTGTCACGTTCGGACGGCGATCAGCAGGAAAGCAACAGCATCAAAAATCAAAGAGCTTTACTGAATGATTATCTGGGAAAGCACCCGGAACTGCATAAGATCGATGAGTATGTAGACGATGGATACAGTGGTACGAATTTTGAACGCCCGGATTTCAAACGGATGATGCAGGACATTGAGAATCGGAAAATCAACTGTATTATCGTCAAGGACTTATCACGATTCGGCAGAAACTACATTGAAACAGGACGTTATCTGGAAAGAATCTTTCCATTTATGGGAGTTCGGTTCATCGCCATCAACGATCATTATGATAGTGCGGAAGAAAACGATGATAAGGGCCGTATTCTGATTCCGTTCAACAATCTTATCAACGATACCTATTGCCGTGACATTTCGATGCGTGTCAGAAGCCACTTGGATGTGAAACGGAAAGAAGGTCAGTTCATTGGCAGCTTTGCAGGATATGGGTATCAGAAAGACCCGAAAGACAAGAATCATCTGATTATAGATGAATACGCTGCGGGCATTGTGCAGGAAATATTCAAACAGAAATTGAACGGAATGAGTTCACAGCGCATTGCCAGTCACTTGAACGAACTGGGTGTCCTGCCGCCGAACGAGTATAAGAGAGCCAATGGATTCAACTATACCTGCGGTTTTCAGGCTGGGCTGAATCAGAAGTGGACAGTGGTTTCTGTCAATCGTATTTTGAAAAATGAATCTTATACGGGAACATTGATTCAGGGTAAACGCAGGAAAATCAATTACAAAGTAAAAAAGAGCCATGATGTTGGAAGTGAAAACTGGATTCGGGTGGAAGATGCGCATGATGCCATTATCAGCAAAGGCGAGTTCCAGCAAGTACAACAGTTGTTGGAACTGGACACTCGTACCGCACCATCGCAGACAACAGTTTATCCATTATCAGGTTTTCTGCGATGTGCAGACTGCGGGCAGAATATGATTCGCCGCACGGTGACGAAAAACGGAAAGAAGTATCAATACTATCACTGCTCTACCTATAAGAATGGTGGCGGCTGCACACCGCACATGATAAACAGTGAGAAGCTGACGGAAAGTGCTCTGGCTGCGATTCGGCATCAAGTGACACTTCTTGTAGAAGCGGAAAAGGTACTCTCCAATGCAGAGCTGGCAAGCGGCGAACAGATTGGCATAAAGATTCTGGACAGCCAGATCACTGCACTGGAAGCTGAATTAGAACGGTACAGTAATTTGAAAATCCGTCTGTATCAGGACTTATGCGATGATGTTGTCAGTCGGGAAGAGTACGGAGAAATGAATACTCGCTTTGCGCAGAAGATAAAAGAGGCACAGGATAAGATTCAGGAAATCCGCGAAAAGAAGCAGGAGGCATTAAAGCACGACACACTGCTTCCTACTTGGTTGGAAGAATTTAAGCAATACGAACATATCAAAATGCTCGAACGCAGGGTCGTGGTGGAACTGATCGACCACATAGATGTTCATAGCAAAACAGAGATTGAAATTCATTTTTGCTTCGAGGATGAACTGCACAGTATCACAGAAAAATTTATGGAATATCAAGCACATCATGGAAATGAGGTGGCAGAGGAATGA
- a CDS encoding ImmA/IrrE family metallo-endopeptidase, with protein sequence MSERITAANLDEVIKRNEVIEEQMKQSASLIWSKYNPMQINSPIQLALQILRPYGLIQLPIDNHYLSGAIFVRDGKRIPLINTALPRANQYFTAWHEIYHLLFDEVSFDHLIESEILMEERKAEYFAALMLLGNLMPYFEGLKDMEFQAKAFQCMNAFQAPYKAVLISLYESAVKNGNTAIAEEVKENFDVQVEDIAQRFRDLGLDDSLVRPSYVVNVSPLQEKINKTIRNEPEVEYHKDNEAFLKTVLSEFKMLTGEADA encoded by the coding sequence ATGAGTGAGCGAATTACAGCAGCCAACTTAGATGAGGTTATCAAAAGGAACGAAGTCATCGAGGAACAGATGAAGCAGAGTGCTTCGCTTATCTGGTCAAAATACAATCCGATGCAGATAAATTCTCCGATACAGCTGGCGTTACAGATTTTAAGACCGTATGGTTTGATACAACTGCCGATTGATAATCACTATTTAAGCGGAGCAATTTTTGTTCGGGATGGAAAACGAATCCCCTTGATAAATACGGCACTTCCGAGAGCAAATCAGTATTTTACGGCGTGGCATGAAATTTATCATCTATTGTTTGATGAAGTTTCTTTTGACCATTTGATTGAATCCGAAATCCTGATGGAAGAACGAAAAGCAGAATACTTTGCTGCGCTTATGCTTCTGGGAAACCTTATGCCGTATTTTGAGGGCTTAAAGGATATGGAGTTCCAAGCAAAAGCATTTCAGTGCATGAACGCTTTCCAAGCTCCCTATAAGGCGGTGCTGATTTCTCTGTATGAAAGTGCAGTAAAGAATGGGAACACGGCTATTGCGGAAGAAGTTAAGGAAAACTTTGATGTGCAGGTTGAAGATATTGCACAGAGATTCCGCGATTTGGGATTGGATGATTCCCTTGTACGGCCTTCGTATGTAGTAAATGTAAGTCCGCTGCAAGAGAAAATCAATAAGACGATTCGCAATGAGCCGGAAGTGGAATACCATAAAGACAATGAAGCATTTCTGAAAACGGTTTTAAGTGAATTTAAAATGCTGACGGGAGAGGCCGATGCTTAA
- a CDS encoding recombinase family protein, with translation MKWVSYTRSISSRIGEENPSNTIAEQNERIARYLKKRGCSVSEKYSDRRRTAEATEGFDILVQDGMARKFDAVVVDSIFRCGRTLPFAIEALQRTFYPLGIQFAVVEDDFCSADKTAEEVAEYFNGKTIDKIRSEFITNRQNQFEEGTLTHRQAKYGYALSEDRRNLVLNPESAQVVKLIFQMYLEDMRIPEIARALDAQGVPSPQIQMAKKKRSRTKIKWPDSTIRLILKNPLYIGKCTLTLAKAKRELEVPAIVSETEFQKAQKKLESTRLPSRKKARKKPNLLFKKIYDKESGKGLLCRTSEDESQQIYSFDKGYRCFSGKAPFIESEKIFREILSALGKEKMQAAHIDKVLDLNPEKVKQCMDAGLLQYRKRANEIVARLMTKDDERIAVYREYEQGSISLEQVEAYEHQYQVAVQKQEDAFKKIMLDVNDIEKAFSHGNPWLMKFREISIPETLERTHLKEWLDHVWIVDFEQVEVILQESEWKEFFPEEWLNNGEEDCNGKKE, from the coding sequence ATGAAATGGGTCAGTTATACAAGGTCGATTTCCAGCAGGATCGGAGAAGAAAATCCATCCAATACGATTGCAGAACAGAATGAGCGCATTGCGCGGTATCTAAAAAAGCGCGGGTGCAGCGTATCCGAAAAATACAGTGACCGCAGGAGAACAGCAGAAGCCACAGAGGGCTTTGACATATTGGTACAGGATGGGATGGCTCGGAAATTTGATGCAGTTGTTGTGGATTCTATCTTCCGCTGTGGAAGAACCCTTCCGTTTGCCATTGAAGCACTGCAGAGGACGTTCTATCCGCTTGGTATCCAATTTGCAGTTGTGGAAGATGACTTTTGCAGTGCAGACAAAACTGCCGAAGAAGTTGCAGAGTATTTCAATGGAAAGACCATTGATAAGATTCGTTCGGAATTTATTACCAATCGCCAGAATCAATTTGAAGAAGGTACATTGACCCATCGACAGGCTAAATATGGTTATGCGCTGTCGGAAGATCGCAGAAACCTTGTTCTTAATCCTGAGAGCGCACAGGTTGTAAAGCTGATTTTTCAGATGTATCTGGAAGATATGAGAATCCCGGAAATCGCAAGAGCATTGGATGCACAGGGCGTTCCATCTCCACAAATCCAGATGGCAAAGAAAAAAAGGTCAAGAACAAAAATCAAGTGGCCGGATTCAACCATTCGCTTGATTTTGAAAAATCCACTCTATATCGGAAAGTGTACGCTGACGCTGGCAAAGGCAAAGCGAGAATTGGAAGTTCCGGCGATTGTTTCAGAGACGGAATTTCAGAAAGCCCAGAAAAAGTTGGAATCTACGAGGTTGCCTTCGAGGAAAAAGGCACGAAAAAAACCAAACCTGCTCTTCAAAAAAATCTATGACAAAGAAAGTGGAAAAGGTCTGCTGTGCAGAACATCAGAAGATGAAAGCCAGCAAATCTATTCGTTTGACAAGGGGTATAGATGCTTCTCTGGAAAAGCCCCTTTCATCGAAAGCGAGAAAATCTTTCGAGAGATTCTTTCAGCTTTGGGAAAAGAAAAAATGCAAGCTGCGCATATTGATAAGGTGCTGGACTTGAATCCTGAGAAAGTCAAGCAGTGCATGGATGCTGGACTGTTGCAGTACAGAAAAAGAGCAAATGAGATCGTTGCGCGCTTGATGACCAAGGACGATGAACGAATAGCGGTTTATCGGGAATATGAGCAGGGATCAATTTCACTAGAACAGGTAGAGGCGTATGAACATCAGTATCAGGTGGCAGTCCAGAAGCAGGAAGATGCCTTTAAAAAGATAATGCTGGATGTTAATGATATAGAAAAAGCATTTAGCCATGGAAATCCCTGGTTGATGAAGTTCCGAGAGATTTCAATTCCTGAAACGTTGGAGCGCACACATCTTAAAGAATGGCTTGACCATGTATGGATCGTAGATTTTGAACAAGTAGAAGTGATCCTACAAGAAAGTGAGTGGAAGGAATTCTTCCCGGAAGAATGGCTGAACAACGGAGAGGAAGATTGTAATGGCAAGAAAGAGTAG
- a CDS encoding helix-turn-helix transcriptional regulator — protein MRFDELFEMRKLTGTKLKNYIRSNGFSKVSFCKKTEISRPTLDKILNGEIDSKSTFDKHLNKILTSLSIDPDTLMGFSPRVQSVDAVYSQNAPIDYQMNDKAKMEYDLLQDILNLCSVYY, from the coding sequence ATGCGTTTTGATGAACTTTTTGAAATGAGAAAACTGACAGGGACAAAATTAAAGAACTATATTCGCAGCAATGGATTCTCAAAAGTATCGTTCTGCAAGAAAACAGAGATTTCTCGCCCTACTTTAGATAAGATTTTGAATGGCGAGATAGATAGTAAAAGTACATTCGATAAGCATTTGAATAAAATTCTTACCAGTTTGAGCATTGACCCGGATACCTTGATGGGATTTTCACCGAGGGTGCAAAGTGTAGATGCCGTGTACTCGCAGAATGCTCCGATTGATTATCAGATGAATGATAAGGCAAAGATGGAATACGATCTGTTGCAGGATATTCTAAACCTTTGCAGTGTTTATTATTAA
- a CDS encoding transposon-transfer assisting family protein yields MSNVRFDELELMLMAMFEQPTLKDTIQVLTEVQSLVAEDAEMSAIVQQTIPKMQRLTEPQFKGLELEWHRPEDDAGK; encoded by the coding sequence ATGAGTAATGTGCGTTTTGATGAACTGGAATTGATGCTGATGGCGATGTTTGAGCAGCCAACACTCAAAGATACGATTCAGGTGTTGACGGAGGTTCAGTCGCTTGTGGCAGAGGATGCAGAGATGTCTGCGATTGTCCAGCAGACCATCCCGAAGATGCAGCGGTTGACTGAGCCACAGTTCAAGGGGCTGGAGTTGGAATGGCATAGGCCGGAGGATGATGCAGGAAAATGA